A region from the Salidesulfovibrio onnuriiensis genome encodes:
- a CDS encoding glycosyltransferase yields MLLENAARNGNWLRADLHVHSKHSTRPSQWILQKIGCPESFTEPLALYDIALSRGMDLVTITDHNTIDGALEIAHLPGAFISEEITTYFPDDGCKLHVLAWDITEEQHRNIQEVRHNVFELVPYLNEQGITHALAHPLFAVNDRLTLEHFEQALLLFPLLEANGTRDARQNQALAAIVKGLTRRDMEQLADKHGLRPVGERPWIKTLMGGSDDHSSLNIARMHTKFQGEKNVHGLLTALEQGKCEPAGTPATPRTMAHNLYGIAYQFYTSRTRLSHAATEHVCLRFADNILTPTGRKASGIVNRFMKLIGRGKAALHSSVRGGSSSVRDTLLREASDIIFGDPDFRRIAQGDTGPMEAMENDLSRFISAAANRVLAQFADRTLTSVMGANIFDVFHSMGSAGSLYALLAPYFVGYTLFSSEREFCEECEKRFKVRTNRPTERPLKMAHFTDTFDEVNGVAKTIRQQLELVDRHEKQMIAITCGSKQRLPSQRDFEPVGRFHLSEYEEISLCYPPFLDMLEYCFEEEFDCILAATPGPVGLAALAISRILRIPFHGTYHTAFPQYVRAFTEDTALEDGCWRFMTWFYNQMQVIYAPSEATKLELAERGIDPEKIITYPRGVDVDRFHPSKRNGFYLNYATGTGKKLLYVGRVSLEKGLDHLATAYRMLSKIRPDLTLVVVGDGPYLDEMRKSLRGTNTVFTGLLTGDRLAAAYASSDLFVFPSATDTFGNVVLEAQASGLPCIVTDQGGPCENIIQDETGLVIPAHNPDAIVRAVLHLVDTPERIYYMGRKARQAVEQRTFDATFLKTWALYKDRLFEI; encoded by the coding sequence ATGCTCCTGGAAAACGCCGCGCGCAATGGCAACTGGCTCCGGGCGGACCTGCACGTCCACTCCAAACACTCCACGCGGCCCTCGCAGTGGATCCTCCAGAAGATAGGCTGCCCGGAAAGCTTCACCGAGCCCCTGGCCCTCTACGACATCGCCCTGTCCCGGGGCATGGACCTGGTGACCATCACCGACCACAACACCATAGACGGGGCCCTGGAGATCGCCCACCTGCCCGGCGCCTTCATCAGCGAGGAAATCACCACCTACTTCCCGGACGACGGCTGCAAGCTTCACGTGCTGGCCTGGGACATCACCGAGGAACAGCACAGGAACATCCAGGAGGTGCGCCACAACGTCTTCGAGCTGGTGCCCTACCTCAATGAACAGGGCATCACCCACGCCCTGGCCCACCCGCTTTTCGCGGTCAACGACCGGCTCACACTCGAGCATTTCGAGCAGGCCCTGCTCCTGTTCCCCCTCCTGGAGGCCAACGGCACCCGCGACGCGCGCCAGAACCAGGCCCTGGCCGCCATCGTCAAGGGCCTGACCCGCCGCGACATGGAGCAGCTGGCCGACAAGCACGGCCTGCGCCCGGTGGGCGAAAGACCCTGGATCAAGACGCTCATGGGCGGCTCGGACGACCACAGTTCCCTGAACATCGCCCGCATGCACACGAAATTCCAGGGCGAAAAGAACGTACACGGCCTGCTCACGGCCCTGGAGCAGGGCAAATGCGAACCAGCGGGAACGCCCGCCACGCCCAGGACCATGGCCCACAACCTGTACGGCATCGCCTACCAGTTCTACACCAGCCGCACCCGCCTGAGCCACGCCGCAACCGAGCACGTCTGCCTGCGCTTCGCGGACAACATCCTGACCCCCACGGGGCGCAAGGCATCGGGCATCGTGAACCGGTTCATGAAGCTCATCGGCCGGGGCAAGGCGGCCCTGCACTCCTCGGTCAGGGGCGGCAGCTCCTCGGTGCGCGACACCCTGCTGCGCGAGGCCTCGGACATCATCTTCGGCGACCCGGACTTCCGCAGGATCGCCCAGGGCGACACCGGCCCCATGGAGGCCATGGAAAACGACCTTTCCAGATTCATTTCCGCAGCGGCCAACCGGGTGCTGGCCCAGTTCGCGGACCGCACCCTGACCAGCGTCATGGGCGCGAACATCTTCGACGTGTTCCACTCCATGGGCTCGGCAGGCTCGCTCTACGCCCTGCTGGCTCCCTACTTCGTGGGCTACACCCTGTTTTCCAGCGAGCGGGAGTTCTGCGAAGAGTGCGAAAAACGATTCAAGGTCCGCACCAATCGTCCAACGGAGCGGCCCCTGAAAATGGCCCATTTCACGGACACCTTCGACGAGGTCAACGGCGTGGCCAAGACCATCCGCCAGCAGCTGGAGCTGGTGGACCGCCACGAAAAGCAGATGATCGCCATCACCTGCGGCTCGAAGCAGCGCCTGCCCAGCCAGCGGGACTTCGAACCCGTGGGCCGGTTCCATCTTTCCGAGTACGAGGAGATATCCCTGTGCTACCCGCCGTTCCTGGACATGCTGGAGTACTGCTTCGAGGAGGAGTTCGACTGCATCCTGGCGGCCACGCCCGGCCCGGTGGGACTGGCGGCCCTGGCCATCTCCCGCATCCTCAGGATCCCCTTCCACGGGACCTACCACACGGCCTTTCCGCAATACGTGCGGGCCTTTACCGAGGACACGGCCCTGGAGGACGGCTGCTGGCGGTTCATGACCTGGTTCTACAACCAGATGCAGGTCATCTACGCCCCGTCCGAGGCCACCAAGCTGGAGCTGGCCGAGCGCGGCATCGACCCGGAAAAAATCATCACCTATCCGCGCGGCGTGGATGTGGATCGGTTCCACCCCTCCAAGCGCAACGGCTTCTACCTCAACTACGCCACGGGAACAGGAAAGAAGCTTCTCTATGTGGGGAGGGTCTCCCTGGAAAAGGGCCTCGACCATCTGGCCACGGCCTACAGGATGCTCTCCAAGATCCGCCCGGACCTGACCCTGGTGGTGGTTGGCGACGGGCCGTACCTGGACGAGATGCGCAAGAGCCTGCGCGGCACCAACACGGTGTTCACGGGGCTGCTCACCGGGGACCGTCTGGCTGCGGCCTACGCCAGCTCGGACCTGTTCGTCTTTCCCTCGGCCACGGACACCTTCGGCAACGTGGTGCTCGAGGCCCAGGCCTCGGGACTGCCCTGCATCGTCACGGACCAGGGCGGCCCGTGCGAAAACATCATCCAGGACGAAACCGGCCTGGTCATCCCGGCCCACAACCCGGACGCCATCGTCCGCGCGGTGCTTCACCTGGTGGATACGCCGGAACGCATCTACTACATGGGCAGAAAGGCGCGCCAGGCCGTGGAGCAGCGGACCTTCGACGCCACCTTCCTCAAGACCTGGGCCCTGTACAAGGACCGGCTCTTCGAGATCTAG
- a CDS encoding TraR/DksA family transcriptional regulator encodes MTESQKREIRNHLNNELAMMNGAAGESSMGVEYTADDIDYASQLTQRNLNLALVERACAKARQIEKALQRMNSSDYGVCEECGENIGMARLKATPAAQLCIRCQEAADNGFGACA; translated from the coding sequence ATGACCGAGTCTCAGAAACGGGAAATCAGAAACCACCTGAACAACGAATTGGCCATGATGAACGGGGCAGCCGGCGAAAGCTCCATGGGCGTGGAATATACCGCCGACGACATCGACTACGCCTCGCAACTCACCCAGAGAAACCTCAACCTGGCTCTGGTCGAGCGGGCCTGCGCCAAGGCCCGGCAGATCGAAAAGGCCCTGCAACGCATGAACTCCTCGGACTACGGCGTCTGCGAGGAATGCGGCGAAAACATCGGCATGGCCCGGCTCAAGGCCACCCCCGCAGCCCAGCTGTGCATCCGGTGCCAGGAGGCGGCGGACAACGGTTTCGGAGCGTGCGCCTGA